GCGAGGAATTTTTGTTGTCTTGATATTTTGCGGCGGATTTAATCACTTTTTCAAGAAAAGTGATACCATCTCCTTCGTCGTGAAAATATTGTGCGCGATGTGTTGTCCCAAAAGAATCAAAACCTCCCGCTACGGCCAGATTTTCGAATGCTTTTTTATTGGCGGACCTTAGATCAATTCTTTTAGCCAAATCAAAAACCGACTTATAGTGGCCGTCTTTTTTTCGGTTTTCCACTATGGTCTCCACAGCGGAGCGGCCAACTCCTTTTATGGCCCCCATACCAAAACGCACGGCTCCTTCTTTGTTTACGGCAAACTTGTAATAAGATTCATTAACATCCGGACCTAATACCTCTAATCCCATACGCTTGCACTCCTCCATAAAAAAGGTCACTTGCTTTATGTCGTTCATATTATTGCTTAAAACCGCGGCCATGTATTCGGCAGGGTAGTGCGCCTTTAGGTAGGCCGTTTGGTAGGCAATGTACGCATAGCAAGTAGAGTGACTTTTGTTAAACGCATATGCGGCAAACGCTTCCCAGTCCTTCCAGATTTTTTCCAGTGTTTCTACTGGGTGACCATTTGCCGCCCCACCTTCCAAAAATTGGGGTTTCATTTTTTGGAGTACGGAAAATATTTTCTTACCCATCGCTTTTCGGAGAACGTCAGCATCACCTTTGGAGAAGCCGGCCAGTTTTTGGGAAAGCAACATCACTTGCTCTTGGTAAACGGTGATACCATAGGTCTCCTTAAGGTACTCCTCCATGTCGGGCAGGTCGTACTTAATTTCTGCCATTCCATTCTTTCGTTGGATAAAATCCGGAATGTATTCCATGGGTCCTGGACGGTAGAGTGCGTTCATGGCAATTAAGTCATCAAAAACCGAAGGCTTCAAATCCTTCATATGTTTCTGCATCCCGGGCGATTCATACTGAAATATACCTACCGTATCGCCACGCTGGAAAAGTTCATAGGTCTTTTCATCGTCCAACGGAAAATCATCGGGCACCAATTCAATACCGTGCTTGGCCTTTACAATTTTGACCGTATCCTTAATCAAGGTCAAGGTTTTTAATCCCAAGAAATCCATCTTCAATAAGCCGGCACTCTCCACAACGGAGTTATCAAACTGGGTAACATACAAATCGGAATCCTTGGCCGTGGCTACAGGAACAAAATCTGTGATATCACTAGGGGTGATGATGACCCCACAGGCATGGATTCCGGTATTCCTAACCGAGCCCTCTAAGGTCCGGGCCATTTTGAGCGTCTGACCTTCTAAATCATCACCGTCATGGATATTGAGTAATTGGTTTACTTTTTCGTAATCATCCGCACGGAATTTTTTTCTTAGATCGGCATCGGACTGTCCAAAAATCTTTCCTAGTTTGGACATGGTAGGAATCAGCTTCGCTATACGATCAGCATCTCCCAAGGGCAAATCGAGTACACGGGCAGTATCACGAATAGATGATTTTGCGGCCATGGTACCGTACGTAATAATCTGGGCAACCTGATTAGCCCCGTATTTCTTGATGACATAGTCCATAACTCTTCCACGGCCTTCATCATCAAAATCGATATCAATATCCGGCATGGAAACCCTATCCGGATTTAGAAATCGCTCAAAAAGTAGGTCGTACTTAAGAGGGTCTATGTTCGTAATCTTAAGGCAGTAGGCTACAACAGAACCTGCCGCCGATCCACGTCCCGGACCTACGCTTACATCCATATTCCTAGCCTCACGTATGAAATCCTCAACAATCAAAAAGTATCCCGGGTAACCGGAATTCTCAATCGTTTTGAGCTCAAAATCTATTCGTTCCTCAATCTCTGGAGTAATTTCTGCATACCTTTTTTTTGCACCTTCATAGGTGATATGTCTTAGATATGCATTTTCGCCTCTCTTACCACCGTCTGCCTCATCTTCTGGAACTTTGAAAGCTTCCGGAATATCAAACTTGGGTAACAGTACATCTCGCGCTAGTTCAAAAGGTTCTATTTTATCTACAATTTCGGAAATGTTCAGAATGGCTTCGGGCAAGTCCTTGAACAAGGTCTTCATTTCGTCTTGCGACTTAAAATAATATTCCTGATTGGGTAAACCGTACCTATAGCCACGTCCTCTGCCAATTGGCGTAGCCTGCTTTTCCCCATCCTTTACGCAGAGCAAAATATCATGTGCATCCGCATCCTCCTTGGCACAATAGTAAGTGTTGTTCGTAGCGACCAATTTAACCTTATGTTTTTCGGAAAAATTAATCAATACCTGATTCACACGATCTTCATCTTCCTGCCCATGGCGCATGATTTCCATATACAGATCATCACCGAATTCTTCTTTCCACCAAAGCAATGCTTCCTCGGCCTGGTTCTCCCCAACGTTCAAAACCTTGCCGGGAATCTCCCCGTATAGATTTCCGGTGAGCACTATGATATCATCCTTATACCGTTGTATTATTTTTTTATCGATTCGAGGCACATAATAGAAGCCATCCGTATAGGCAATGGATGACATCTTTGCCAAATTATGATATCCTTTTTTGTTCTTTGCCAACAGTACAACTTGATATCCGTAGTCCTTAACATTCTTATTGGAATGGTCTTCGCAAACAAAAAATTCACAACCGATGATAGGCTTTATTTCTTGAGCTACTGGTTCTTCCCCTTTTTCAATTGCAGCTTCATTCTTTTCCTTAATGCTATTATTTTGAGCCTTTACCGCCTTTACAAAATGGAATGCACCCATCATGTTGGCGTGATCGGTTATGGCCACGGCCGGCATATTATTGGCTGCCGCTGATTTAACTAAATCTGTTACGGCAATGGTGGACTGCAATACGGAGAACTGACTATGGTTATGCAAATGCACATAGGTGGCTTCCTCTAAAGTCTTTACATTTTCCTTGATTTCTGCCTGTGACACCCCACCAGTATCCTTTTCCCAAAGCGCATCGGCGATTTTTTTTGATGCTTTTTTAAGGTTGATGTGTTTAAGGCCTATGAGTTGAATCTCTTTAGGGTTTGCCTCGGAAAAATTTTCGAAATAATCCGGTTCAACATCCAGTTGTTCCGTGGTGTATTGTTTTTTACGAACCAATTCTAAAAAACAGCGGGTAGTGGCCTCTACATCCGCTGTTGCGTTATGGGCTTCTCCAAACGGCTCCCCAAATAAATATTGGTGTAATTCTGTCAGCGTAGGAAGTTTAAATTTACCTCCACGCCCTCCAGGAATTTGGCATAACTGTGCCGTATGCTCGGTACAAGTATCCAAAACGGGGAGTTCCTGTAAGGGGTTTTCGATACCCAACCTATGGAACTCCGCTCCCATAATGTTCAAATCAAAACCAACATTCTGGCCGACGATGAATTTGGTTTTAGACATTGCCTCGTTGAACTTCTCTAGAACTTCATGCAACGCAACTCCTTTTTGCTCGGCCAGAGCGGTGGAGATGCCATGAATTTGTTCTGCATCATAGGGAATATTAAAACCGTCCGGACGTACCAAATAATCTTGATGTTCCACTAGGTTTCCCATGGCATCGTGCAATTGCCACGCAATTTGTATACAGCGCGGCCAGTTATCCGTATCGGTTATGGGAGCGTTCCAGTTTTTAGGAAGTCCGGTAGTTTCGGTATCAAAGATGAGGTACATAAAAGTTATAAGTTGCGAGGGATGGGCCTCGGATTGTTTATTCGACAGATTTAAACATATAAAAATACTCAAAAGCTGTTGTCTGGAAAAGATGAGTTGTCATGAGTTATCAACCTGCTTTTATAATATTTTGAAATCTTTTTAAATTCTTACCTTTCCTTATACAGAATAATGGAAAAAATGAGGACTACAAAATATTCTCTTATATCAATAAAATTTTTAATCCTGCTCCTCTTAGGGCTATTTCCGTCGTTAAAAGCTCAAGAAAATCAAAGAAAGTCACCCAATTTCATAATTATTTTTGCCGATGATTTAGGCTATGGTGACCTGGGGGTTTTTGGTAATCCATCCATAAATACTCCTCATTTGGACAGAATGGCTTTTGAGGGCCAAAAATGGACCAACTTTTATGCTGCGGCAAGTGTGTGTACGCCTAGTAGAGCTGCGCTTTTAACAGGTAGGTTGCCGGTGAGGAGCGGCATGGCAAGTAATGAGACCCGAGTGCTTTTCCCCAACTCAAAAAATGGTCTGCCCAGTTATGAAATAACACTTGCCGAACAATTAAAAAAAGCAGGGTATACGACTGCGGCAATTGGTAAATGGCACTTGGGACACAAAGAAGAGTTTTTACCTACCAACAACGGTTTTGACTCCTACTTTGGTATACCCTATTCCAATGACATGGATAGAGTTGATAATACTATGGATTATTGGGAATTTTGGAGGCAACCGGATGACTCCATCAAAACTGAATACTTTAATGTTCCATTACTAAGGGATACTAAAATCATTGAACGCCCTGCAAATCAAAATACTATTACCAAGAGATATTCTGAAGAGGCGGTAAATTTTGTCAACAACATAAATGAGGACCCCTTCTTTTTATATTTAGCCCATAACTTACCACATATACCGCTTTTTGCCTCCAAAGACTTCTTAGGAAAAAGCAAACGTGGTCTTTATGGTGATGTTGTAGAGGAAATAGACAACGGCGTTGGTAGAATAATTACGGCCCTCAGAGAACAAGGACTTGAAGAAAATACGATTATAGTTTTTACTTCTGACAATGGGCCATGGTTGCCCTTTGAAAATAATGGAGGAAGTGCTGGACCATTACGGGCTGGAAAAGGTACCACTTGGGAAGGCGGTGTGCGTGAGCCAACCATATTTTGGGGTCCTGGTCTTATTCAAAAGGGCGTGGTTCAGGATTTAGGTAGTACTATGGATATTTTTTCGACATTCAGCCAACTGGCGGGAGTGGCCGTTCCGAGTGACCGTATTATAGATGGCATTGATTTGAGCGAGACACTATTAAATGGAATGCCCAGTACCAGAAAAAGTGTACTTTATTATAGAGGTACAAATCTTTTTGCAGCACGTCTTGGAGATTTTAAAGCCCATTTTATTACCCAAGGAGCATATGGAGCGTTTGGTGAACGAGAAGTTCACGAGCCTCCCCTTTTATTCAATCTTGCCTTTGATGCCGGAGAGCATTTTAATATAGCCGATAAACATCCAGCTATTATTTCAGAAATCAGAGAGCTCGTGAAGGAACATCAAAAAAATCTCGTGAAAGGAAAAGATCAACTCGTTGATAGGGAATAACCATAAAAAAACGGAGGTAAATCCTCCGTTTTCTATTTGATTTGGTAATTGTGTTAGCTTATTAGGATACCGCTTCTTCGTACCTTTTAGCAGCATTCAGTGCTTTTTTAATCGCATCTCTTTGCTTTACCAATAAACTCTCGGTAGATGGCGCGAGTATCATATCCTCATCACTTAATATCTCATTATATTCGTCTAGACTTGCCTTCTCGCCGCGTTCAACTTCTTCCAATATTCTTTCGGTATCATCACTAGATATTGAGGATGTTAAATTCATCCATGTTCTATGAATGTCTCCCTTCAGACTTCCACCTTTTTCTGGTAATTCTCCAAATTTGGTTATTTCATCCTTCAATTCATGTCCAAAATTGTATCGTTGCTGAATTTTATCGCCTAAGAATTTTTTTATGGATGGATTGTCTATCTTTTCTTGTGCCAACTTATATCCTTTCTCGGCGTCATATGTACGTGTTAATAAATCGTTTAATTTGTTTGAAATTTTTTCTGAATACTTCATTTATCTCTTATCATTTTAAATTCGTATGTGCTATTGACTCTCAATAACAACACTATATAAGATAACAGAATATCTCGGAAACACAAGTATTTACGGGGGTTTAGCATAGATTTAACGGTTTATGGAAGTATACGTTAAGGCAATTAACAAATGAAATTAAGAATCCAGTTTAAAATGCGTTGCACTATCAGATTTATTGATTTATATTTGCACCCGCTTTAAGTAAAGCAAAATGAATTAATAATCAGGGTCGGGCACCCTACAAATTAATGTGATATGCCAGTTAAAATTAGATTACAAAGACACGGGAAGAAAGGAAAGCCATTCTATTGGGTAGTAGCAGCGGATGCACGCGCAAAAAGAGATGGTAAATTTTTGGAGAAATTAGGAATCTACAACCCTAATACCAATCCAGCAACTATTGAATTAAATATTGATAATTCTGTACAATGGTTGCAAAATGGGGCACAACCTACTGATACGGCCAGAGCCATTTTATCATATAAAGGGGTGTTGTTAAAACACCATTTATTGGGTGGACTTCGAAAAGGAGCGCTAACCGAAGAGCAAGTGGAAGAGAAATTCAATGCTTGGCTAGCCGAGAAAGAAGCATCTGTAGCTGCTAAAGTTGGCGGACTAGACAAGGAAAAAGCTGAGGCTAGGGCCAAAGCTCTGGAGGCAGAGAAAGAAGTAAATGCAAAACGTGAGGCGGAAGCCGCTGCCGCTGCGTTACCTGAAACTCCCGAAGGCGTAAGTGCCGAGGAAGAAGTAGAGGCTTTAGAAGAAGCCCCTACTCCTGAAGCAATCGTGGAAACACCAGAAACTCCGCAACCGGACTTAGATAATGCTGATACAACACCTGTAGCTCCAATAGTTGAGGAAGAGGTTATTGAGGCCAATGAAGAAATGAAGGAAGCACCTTCTGTTGAAGAAGTGATGGAGAAGAGCGATGAAGAAGTGAAGCCTGCTAAGACCGGGGAGGAAGAATAATTAAGAAAATCTGAAACGATGCGAAAGGAAGATTGTTTCTACCTAGGTAAAATCGTTTCAAAATATAGTTTCAAGGGAGAAGTTCTTGTTAAATTAGATACGGACGATCCTGAAGTTTACGAAAATATGGAATCAGTATTTGTTTCTTTAGGAAACAACCTGGTTCCATTTTTTATTGATAGATGTCGGTTGCACAAATCCAATTTACTGCGTATTGACTTTGAAGAAGTGAAAACCGAATCGGACGCAGACCGCATAATGGGTTCATCACTATATCTACCGCTAAATATGTTGCCAACACTTTCCGGTAACAAATTCTATTTTCATGAGGTTATCGGTTTTACTGTAATGGATGAGGTGCATGGAGATATTGGAATTATTCAAAGCGTAAACGATAGTACGGCACAAGCCCTTTTTGAAGTCTTAAAAGGAGACAAGCAATTGCTTATCCCTATTAATGATGAAATAATAAGAAAAGTTGACCGCGAAACAAAGATTGTTCACGTCGCTACTCCTCCAGGACTGGTTGAGCTCTATTTGGAATAACAGAGACATTCCATATAATTCAGCAAATCTCAACAATATTCTATTTTTTGCAATATATTTAGTTTAAGAACTGAATTTTTAAATTTTGAACAGGATTTTAGTATTACTGGGGTTTATCCTATTAATTGGATGTACAGATTCAAAAAAACAAAAAGATGGTGAAGAAGAGCAAAGACCGCCTAATATCGTACTAATCTTTACGGATGATCAAGGTTATGCGGACGTTGGTGTTTATGGAGCCGACGATATTGCTACACCGAACTTGGACCGTATGGCTGAGGAAGGAACAATGTTTACCAACTATTATGCGGCCCAAGCCGTTTGTTCGGCATCAAGGGCTGGAATTTTAACGGGATGCTACCCTAATCGAATTGGTATCCATAATGCCCTTGGACCAGGGAATAAGAACGGTATTAACGATTCTGAACTAACCCTAGCAGAAATGCTAAAGCAGCATGGTTATAAAACGGGCATATTTGGTAAATGGCATTTGGGTCACCATGAGAAATTTCTTCCCACGCGTCATGGTTTTGATGAATGGTTCGGAATTCCCTATTCCAACGATATGTGGCCATATCACCCACAACAGGGAACTATTTTTAATTTTCCCGATTTACCCTTGTACGAAAATGAAACTGTGATTGATACTTTGATAGAGCAGTCTCAATTGACTACCCAGATTACAGAGCTTAGTGTGGATTTCATCAACCGGAACAAGGAAAAACCTTTTTTCTTGTACGTGCCCCATCCACAGCCCCACGTGCCGTTATTTGTTTCTGATAAATTTAAGGGCAAATCCGAAAGAGGTCTTTATGGCGATGTGATTTTGGAAATTGATTGGTCTGTCGGGGAGATAATAAAAGCTTTAAAGTCCAACGGGTTGGAAGAAAATACGATAGTGATTTTCACCTCAGATAATGGTCCTTGGTTGTCTTACGGAAACCATGCAGGCAGTGCATTCCCACTGCGTGAAGGAAAGGGAACGGCATGGGAGGGAGGGCAAAGAGAACCGTTTTTAGTTAAATATCCAGGTGTTGTCCCCTCAGGCAAAGTGAGTGATACGCCACTTATGGCTATTGATATTCTACCCACAATCGCCGATGCAACGGGTTCAAAACTTTCTGATAATAAGATTGATGGGAAAAGCGCTTGGAAGTTGTTTAAAGGGGAAACAGCGGAAAGTCCACAAGAGGCTTATTTCTTTTATTACAGGGTAAACGAACTTTTTGGGGTTCGTTATGGCAACTGGAAATTATACTTTCCGCACACCTATAGAACTATGGAAGGGCAAGAGCCTGGTAAAGATGGTCTACCTGGGGATTACAAAATGGTTGAAATGGACGAGATTGAGCTTTATGATGTAGTCAATGACAAAAGTGAAACAAACAATGTGGCCGCAGAAAACCCAGAGGTGGTTGAGAAAATACAGTTATTGGCAAACGACATCCGGTTTCGTTTAGGGGATTCCCTATTGGAGTTAGAGGGGACCGAAAACAGGGAACCGGGAATGGTGGATTGACTATTGCGATACCAAAGGAAAATTAGTTTTCCAACCTTTTATTCTAGAATATTGGAGATTTTCCCTTGTCCTTGTAAAACGTAAAACGTTGTAAAACATCATCGTTATTTCCAATCAAAATATTTCGTTGATCTCCCGTTGAAACCTCAATAATTTTTTTTGCGTCTTTTGCAGCATAAAATCCTATAGTTGCGCCACGGCGGACATCAAACGTACCCTTGCCATCACCTAACAAAAGAAGTCCTGTACTTGCGTCATTTCTGGGGGTTTCTATTTCCGAAACAAATAGATTTCCAACGGCAAGTACGTCCAAAAATCCATCATCGTTAAAATCCCTAACGAGCAAATCATTGATATTGGATAATTGAGCCAGATTGGGAAGGTCGGTAATTTTAAAATTCCCATCTCCCAAATTCTCCATGTAAACCGAGGCAAAGGTGTCGGTTACGTAATGCAGTGAATTTTTTAATTCCTCTTCCCCGTAAACCTCCTTTAATTCCAAAGAAGCAAACACGTCGTATTTTCCAATTTTATCCTTGAGCGCTGGAATTTGTTGGGATGAACATGAAAAACCCCTTAATGGAAAGTGTTTGTCATTGTTGTAATATCCAAGAACAATATCTCCATCGCCGTTACCATCAAAATCATTAAAATAAATATCAAACGGTTTTTCAGGACTGGTTTTGTATTTGTAATTGAGTCCAAGGTTTCCCACTATAAAATCCATATCTCCGTCTTCATCAAAATCACCTTGTTCAATACTAAACCACCAACCAGCGGTTTCTTTCAGAGTCGTTGGTTCTATTTTGGCCAGTATGCCATCTTTGTTTTCGAAAATGGTAATCGGCATCCATTCGCCAACCACTATTAAATCCAAATCATCATCCCCGTCATAATCTGACCATACCGCATCTGTAATCATTCCAATATCGGTCAGCTCTGGAGATAGTTCTTTGGTGCCATTTTTCAATGCTCCATTCTCGTTAATCAGTAACATGCTTGAGGTAGGAACGGGATATTTATGCGGGGTGTGTCTTCCCCCTACAAATAGATCTATATCCCCGTCTTTATCGTAATCAGATGCTTTGACCACCGAACCACTTATTCTATTTGCGTTCAGAATTGCCCCCTTGTTAAAACCTCCACGACTATCATTCAAGTAAAGTCTATCTGTATAATGAAAGTCATTTTGTTTATAGGCATTACCGCCACTTACAACGTAAAGGTCCTGAAACCCATCATTATTAATGTCTACAAAGACCGCATCCACATCCTCATAAGGTGCTTCTTTGTCCCAAAAAGAAGTATTGCTCTTGGCAAAATCCCCATTCTTATCTTGAACTAATAGCGTAGGGGACTGACCAGCTGCACCTCCAACATAGAAATCGTCTAAACCATCATTATTAATATCTCCTGTCGATAAAGCTGGACCAAATTGGGACAGCTTGTGGGGCAAAAGTATTTGTTCTTCAAAATCGTCAAAGTTGTTTTCCTGATGTAAAAATGTCCCGGAAAAAGTTGATGTTTGATCCACAAAGAGATGATTTTCTGTGTTTCCAAAATCGTAATTATTTTTCTGGTTGGATGCATCCATTGCGATTTTTAGAACTTGATTGGCATCAATATCTTGCTTAGCTGTTCTGTTTCCGTTTGGCCATTGAATCACTAAGCTATCAACTTCTGTAAGGTCTTTTAATCCGAAGTGTACAATCGATTCACTTGTGGAGTAAATACCTCTGACATTCGTGGTTTCTTGAGTCTGTACACCATTTTCAGTATATACATTGATTCTTGTTCCAAATAGAGGTCTGTTTTGATTATCCGTCAACTCAATTCTTAAGAAGTTTGTATTTGGAAGTACTTCTGAATTATTCCTGTAAATAAAAGCTTCCCTGTTTATGTTGTTTACGACCAAGTCCAGATCACCATCGTTGTCCAGATCTGCATAAGCCGAACCGTTCGAAAATGACTCCTCATCAAGTCCCCATTCATCGGCTATCTTATTGAAGTTTAAATCCCCTTCATTTTTATACGCATAATTTTTTAAGGGCTGGGAGGGCACCATATTCACTGCTTTTTCTAAATCTACAATGTCCCAGATACTGCTGATGTTTCCCCCATCAGGATTGTTCTGTAGATAATTTGCCCTAGTGGTATTAATATAATCAGCGACCTTTTTGTCGGCATCGGTATTTCTAATGTCCCTCAGCAGACCGTTGGTCACATACGTATCCTTATGTCCGTCATTGTCAAAATCTGCAATTAGGTTGGACCAGCTCCAGTCGGTAGCCGCCATATCGGCAAATTGCGCGATGTTACTAAAAGTGCCATTTCCATTGTTGAGCTGCAATGTGTTGTACATGTATTGATAGCCTCCACCATCTTCCACTACTTTCCAAAATGAGCTAATGTCCATTCCACTCATATTAGATTTTAGACGGAAGTTGTCTTCTGCAACCATGTCCAGTACGAATATGTCCAAATTTTCATCGTTATTGATATCGGCAACATCCACGCCCATGCTATAATACGAGGTCTGTTTTAAGGCATTTTTCTCCATACTGGAAAATGTACCATCTTGATTATTGATGAAAAGAAAATCAGGGGCGTAGAAATCATTGGCTACGTAAAGATCGGTCCATCCATCATTATTAAAATCGCTGGCGGACGCCGCATTGGGAAACCCTGTTCGTTGTATTCCGGATTTTTCTGTGACGTCCTCAAAATAACCTCCTTTGTTTTTATAAAGCTTTAATTTGTATTCAGGAAGCAGAAGGTTGTCC
This sequence is a window from Maribacter aestuarii. Protein-coding genes within it:
- the dnaE gene encoding DNA polymerase III subunit alpha; this encodes MYLIFDTETTGLPKNWNAPITDTDNWPRCIQIAWQLHDAMGNLVEHQDYLVRPDGFNIPYDAEQIHGISTALAEQKGVALHEVLEKFNEAMSKTKFIVGQNVGFDLNIMGAEFHRLGIENPLQELPVLDTCTEHTAQLCQIPGGRGGKFKLPTLTELHQYLFGEPFGEAHNATADVEATTRCFLELVRKKQYTTEQLDVEPDYFENFSEANPKEIQLIGLKHINLKKASKKIADALWEKDTGGVSQAEIKENVKTLEEATYVHLHNHSQFSVLQSTIAVTDLVKSAAANNMPAVAITDHANMMGAFHFVKAVKAQNNSIKEKNEAAIEKGEEPVAQEIKPIIGCEFFVCEDHSNKNVKDYGYQVVLLAKNKKGYHNLAKMSSIAYTDGFYYVPRIDKKIIQRYKDDIIVLTGNLYGEIPGKVLNVGENQAEEALLWWKEEFGDDLYMEIMRHGQEDEDRVNQVLINFSEKHKVKLVATNNTYYCAKEDADAHDILLCVKDGEKQATPIGRGRGYRYGLPNQEYYFKSQDEMKTLFKDLPEAILNISEIVDKIEPFELARDVLLPKFDIPEAFKVPEDEADGGKRGENAYLRHITYEGAKKRYAEITPEIEERIDFELKTIENSGYPGYFLIVEDFIREARNMDVSVGPGRGSAAGSVVAYCLKITNIDPLKYDLLFERFLNPDRVSMPDIDIDFDDEGRGRVMDYVIKKYGANQVAQIITYGTMAAKSSIRDTARVLDLPLGDADRIAKLIPTMSKLGKIFGQSDADLRKKFRADDYEKVNQLLNIHDGDDLEGQTLKMARTLEGSVRNTGIHACGVIITPSDITDFVPVATAKDSDLYVTQFDNSVVESAGLLKMDFLGLKTLTLIKDTVKIVKAKHGIELVPDDFPLDDEKTYELFQRGDTVGIFQYESPGMQKHMKDLKPSVFDDLIAMNALYRPGPMEYIPDFIQRKNGMAEIKYDLPDMEEYLKETYGITVYQEQVMLLSQKLAGFSKGDADVLRKAMGKKIFSVLQKMKPQFLEGGAANGHPVETLEKIWKDWEAFAAYAFNKSHSTCYAYIAYQTAYLKAHYPAEYMAAVLSNNMNDIKQVTFFMEECKRMGLEVLGPDVNESYYKFAVNKEGAVRFGMGAIKGVGRSAVETIVENRKKDGHYKSVFDLAKRIDLRSANKKAFENLAVAGGFDSFGTTHRAQYFHDEGDGITFLEKVIKSAAKYQDNKNSSQMDMFGGMSEAEIPEPVVPPCDEWGTMEKLRREKEVVGIYISGHPLDDFKTEINAFCNAGVSSANELENYINRELSFAGVITDVQHRVSKNGKGWAVFCMEDYTDSFEFRIFGEEYLKFRHFLMINSFVYLKVYVKEGWINRETGKKGEPRIQYNSFMLLQEVMDSYAKKLTIKLNIDELKKEGIHQLKDTLVSHKGNHPLNFVVYEMEEQIKVNLSSRKQKVQISCELLKQLEENQVHYKLN
- a CDS encoding sulfatase family protein, with the translated sequence MRTTKYSLISIKFLILLLLGLFPSLKAQENQRKSPNFIIIFADDLGYGDLGVFGNPSINTPHLDRMAFEGQKWTNFYAAASVCTPSRAALLTGRLPVRSGMASNETRVLFPNSKNGLPSYEITLAEQLKKAGYTTAAIGKWHLGHKEEFLPTNNGFDSYFGIPYSNDMDRVDNTMDYWEFWRQPDDSIKTEYFNVPLLRDTKIIERPANQNTITKRYSEEAVNFVNNINEDPFFLYLAHNLPHIPLFASKDFLGKSKRGLYGDVVEEIDNGVGRIITALREQGLEENTIIVFTSDNGPWLPFENNGGSAGPLRAGKGTTWEGGVREPTIFWGPGLIQKGVVQDLGSTMDIFSTFSQLAGVAVPSDRIIDGIDLSETLLNGMPSTRKSVLYYRGTNLFAARLGDFKAHFITQGAYGAFGEREVHEPPLLFNLAFDAGEHFNIADKHPAIISEIRELVKEHQKNLVKGKDQLVDRE
- a CDS encoding ferritin-like domain-containing protein, which encodes MKYSEKISNKLNDLLTRTYDAEKGYKLAQEKIDNPSIKKFLGDKIQQRYNFGHELKDEITKFGELPEKGGSLKGDIHRTWMNLTSSISSDDTERILEEVERGEKASLDEYNEILSDEDMILAPSTESLLVKQRDAIKKALNAAKRYEEAVS
- a CDS encoding 30S ribosomal protein S16, whose amino-acid sequence is MPVKIRLQRHGKKGKPFYWVVAADARAKRDGKFLEKLGIYNPNTNPATIELNIDNSVQWLQNGAQPTDTARAILSYKGVLLKHHLLGGLRKGALTEEQVEEKFNAWLAEKEASVAAKVGGLDKEKAEARAKALEAEKEVNAKREAEAAAAALPETPEGVSAEEEVEALEEAPTPEAIVETPETPQPDLDNADTTPVAPIVEEEVIEANEEMKEAPSVEEVMEKSDEEVKPAKTGEEE
- the rimM gene encoding ribosome maturation factor RimM (Essential for efficient processing of 16S rRNA), whose product is MRKEDCFYLGKIVSKYSFKGEVLVKLDTDDPEVYENMESVFVSLGNNLVPFFIDRCRLHKSNLLRIDFEEVKTESDADRIMGSSLYLPLNMLPTLSGNKFYFHEVIGFTVMDEVHGDIGIIQSVNDSTAQALFEVLKGDKQLLIPINDEIIRKVDRETKIVHVATPPGLVELYLE
- a CDS encoding sulfatase family protein, which encodes MNRILVLLGFILLIGCTDSKKQKDGEEEQRPPNIVLIFTDDQGYADVGVYGADDIATPNLDRMAEEGTMFTNYYAAQAVCSASRAGILTGCYPNRIGIHNALGPGNKNGINDSELTLAEMLKQHGYKTGIFGKWHLGHHEKFLPTRHGFDEWFGIPYSNDMWPYHPQQGTIFNFPDLPLYENETVIDTLIEQSQLTTQITELSVDFINRNKEKPFFLYVPHPQPHVPLFVSDKFKGKSERGLYGDVILEIDWSVGEIIKALKSNGLEENTIVIFTSDNGPWLSYGNHAGSAFPLREGKGTAWEGGQREPFLVKYPGVVPSGKVSDTPLMAIDILPTIADATGSKLSDNKIDGKSAWKLFKGETAESPQEAYFFYYRVNELFGVRYGNWKLYFPHTYRTMEGQEPGKDGLPGDYKMVEMDEIELYDVVNDKSETNNVAAENPEVVEKIQLLANDIRFRLGDSLLELEGTENREPGMVD